In Hyalangium ruber, the genomic stretch CTGCGCGGGCAGACGCTGCCCTTCACCCGGCTGGCACGCATGTTCGGCCTGCCCGAGAAGAACACCGGTCGACACTTCGTGGTGGTGGTGGGCCTGGCCCAGGAGCGCATGGGCATCGCCGTGGACGAGCTGTTCGGCCAGCAGGACATCGTCACCAAGCCCCTGGGTGGCCGGCTTCACTCGGTTCGAGGCATTTCCGGGGCTACGGACCTGGGAAACCGGAGAACCGTGTTGGTTCTGGATGTCGCGGCTTTGCTGGAAGAGGGAATGGGGCCGGAGCGTCGTTGGGCCTGACGCGAGGTGGGCCCGGGCTGCTATCTTCCATCGAGCGTGTCCCGCTTCTCCGAACTGCTCGATGACTTCTTCTACCGACCGGACGAGGACGTCGGTGGCCTGCTGGAGTTTGCCGCCGGCAGCGACGAGATGCTGCCCGTCACCCCGGAGGAGACGCCCGAGGAGTACCTGGCCTTCGTGCTGGAAGGGGAGTGCTACGCCGTGCCCATCCGCTCCGTCCGGGAGATAGGCAAGGTACCGCCGCTGACGGAGATTCCGCGCGCCGAGCCGCACCTGCTGGGCGTGATGAACCTGCGCGGCGATGTCATCCCCGTTTATGACATCAAGATGCGGCTGAGGCTGGCGGACAAGGCTCCTCAGGTGGCGGGCCCGGATGCGGCGGCGCCCCCGCGCGCGGCGCGCATCATCGTGGCCCATACGGAGGAGGGGCCCGCGGGCGTGTGGGTGGACGCGGTGCGGGATGTGGTGCGCCTGAAGCCCTCCATGCTGGAGCAGGCCCCGCCGGGCGTGGGCGGCGAGCGCGACTGTGTGGTGGGGCTGGGACGACGCAACGCGCAGCTCTACATCCTCCTCGACCTGCAGCAGGCGCTCGCATGAGGGAGCCCATGAAGATGCTCCCGCGCCGGTCCCTGCCCGAGCGCGCGACGACGCAGGATCCGCTCGTGAAGCTCTGCTCCTTCCTCGTGGGCAAGGAGGAGTACGTGCTGGACATCATGCGCGTGGAGGAGATCCTCCCGCCTCAGCGGATCATCCCCGTGCCGCGCGCGCCCTCCTTCGTGGAGGGCATGCTGCACCTGCGCGGGGCGATGCTGCCGGTGGTGGACATGCGGCAGCGGTTGACCGCCACGGAGGCGCCGCCCTCGCCGCGCTCCCGGTTGCTGGTGTGCTTGCTGGGCCGGCGGCGGTTGGCGCTGCGGGTGGATCGGGTGACGGAGGTGATGCGGGTGCGCCGCAGTGAGATCAAACCCGCTCCCGCGTTGCTGTCTCCGGGGCGGACGCCGTTCGTGGTGGGTGTGTGTGGGACGCAGGAGCGGCCGAGGCTGCTCCTGGACATCAAGGCCCTGCTGCGCGCCGAGGTAGAGCGCGAGACGCAGCGGCCAGGAGGGGCGGCGTGACGACCGACGTCCCCACGCTTCAAGAAGAGGAGCGCTACCGGGCCGTGCTGGGGTTGGACCCAGCCGGGGCGGGGACGCTCGAGTCGCTCATCTCCGCGCTCCATGACGAGAGCTGGCGGGTGCGCCGCGCGGCGGCGGAGGCGGCCAGGCGGTTGCCGGCGCCGGGCGAGGTGGCGCTCCGGCTGGTCTCCGTCCTGGGCGAGCGCGGGGAGACGGGTGCGCGCAACGCGGCCGCCGAGGCGCTGGTGGGCCTGGGCGACGTGGCGCTGGGGCCGCTCATCCGGTTGCTGGGGCATTCGGATCCGGACCAGCGCAAGTTCGCCGCGGACATCCTCGGGCAGTTGGGCCGGCGCGGGGCCGAGAACGCGCTGATCCAGGCCCTGGCGGATCCCGACCTCAACGTCCGCGTCTCCGCGGTGGAGGCGGTGGGGCGCGTGGGCTCCGAGGTGGGGGCTCGCGCGCTGGAGCGACTGCTGAAGGAGGAGGAGCCGCTGCTGCGGTTGGCCGTGCTGGAGGCGCTCACGCAGCTCCAGTGGCCGCCGCCGTTGCCGGTCGTGGTGCCACTGCTGGCGGAGGGGCGGCTGCGGCGCAGCGCCTACCGGGTGCTGGGGCTCATCCCCCAGGTGGCCGCCACGGAGCTCATCAGCCGGGGGCTCGGTTCGGAGCTGCGCTCGGTGCGTGAGGCCGCGCTCGGGGCGCTTGGCACCCAGGCCAGCGTGGCCGACACCCCACTGCGCGCGGAGATCGACGCCCAGGCGCGCACCTCGCTCAAGCGGCTGCCCAACGCGATGGAGTTCGTCTCCCAGGCCTTCGAGGCCGAGGACTATTACGTGCGGGCTGGCGCGCTGGTGGCCGCGGGCGCGCTGCGGGAGCCCACCCTGGCCGTGCTCGTGGCGGAGGCGGCGCGGGAGGACCGGCTGCTGCGCGAGGTCATCCGCACCCTGTCGCGGCTGGGGGCCGAGGCGGGTCGGGAGCTGCTCGGGCGCATGGCGGAGCTGTCCCTGCCGGCGCGAGCGGCGGCGGCCCAGGCGCTGCTGGAGATGGTGGACCCCTCGTATGTCCCCGCGCTGAGCGCGCTGCTCGAGTGGGCCGAGGACGACCTGCGCGCCGTGGCGGTGAAGGCGCTGGGGCGCACCCAGTCGCCGGACGCGGTGGCTCCGCTCGTGGCGCTGCTGGACGAGCCAGCGCTCGCGGGCGCGGCGGTGCGGGCGCTCGGGGTGCTGTCCGGGGGCTGCCGTGAGGCCGTGATCAAGGCGCTGGAGGCGGTGATGGAGCAGCGGCCCGTGCCCGCCGCCGTGGCGGCCTACGCGCATGCCGGTGGAACGGCCGCGCTGCCGACGCTCCGCAGGCTGGCTCGCGATGCGGATCCGCTCCTGCGCGCCGCCGCCCTGGATGCCGCGGTGGATGTGGATCCAGCGGTGGGTCTGGAGTTGGCGCGCGGGGCGCTCGTGGACGAGGCCGCCCCGGTGCGTGCCTCCGGAGCGCGGGTGGTGGGGCGGGTGGGAGATGCTTCCGCGGGCTCGTTGCTGCGCCGGGCGCTGCAGGACGAGGACATCGCCGTGCGGCTCGCCGCGGTGGAGGCCCTGGGAGAGATTGGCGCCGCCGAGCGCGCCACGGACCTGGAGGCCATGGTCCGCCACCCGGACGGGGCGCTGGCGGGTCGGGCCGTTCGTGCGCTGGCGCGGATGGGCACCATCCGGCCCGAGGTGCTCCGGCAGGCGGCACGTCACTCGGACGCGGAGGTGGTGAAGGCCGCGCTGCAGGCCGGGGCGGTGTCGGCCGAGGGTGTGGCGCTGGCGGTGGAGATGCTGGGCCATCCGGGCTGGGACGTGCGCGCCACGGCGGCACGCGTTCTGGGGGACGCGGGAGGACGGGAGAGTCTGGAGGCGGTGCAGGCCGCGCTGGCCTCCGAGCAGGATGCGTTGGCACGGCGTGCGCTCTCGGACGCGGTGGAGCGCCTGTCGAGGCGCTGAGAGGGGATGGGGGGGCAAGTGGCGCCACGCTTCGACGAGGAGGGACGGCCGGAGATGAGCGCGGAGGAGTTCCGCCTCCTGCGCGACCACGTCTACGCCCACTGCGGCATCCTCATCCGCGAGGACATGAAGTTCGTGATGGAGCGGCGCCTCTGGCCGCGCCTGGAGGCGCTGGGGCTGCCGAACTTCGCCGCCTACCACCGCTTCCTGCGCTACGACACGCGCCGCAACGCGGAGCTGGACTCGGCCGTCGAGGCGCTCACCACGCACGAGACGTACTTCTTCCGGGAGCCCGTTCAGCTCAAGGCCTTCACCGAGGAGGTGCTGCCCCTGCTCCAGCAGCGCAACGCGGGGACGCGGCGGCTGCGCATCTGGTCCGCGGGGTGCTCCACCGGCGAGGAGGCCTACACCATCGCCATGCTCCTCAAGGAGAGCCGCCTCTTCGAGGGCTGGGAGGTGGAGATCTACGGCACGGACATCTCCCGCCGGGTGCTCACCACGGCGCGCAAGGCGGAGTATGGCCCCTCCTCGCTGCGGGCGACGCCGCCGGAGATGCTGTCGCGCTACTTCATCTCCCTGGGCGCCAGCAAGGTGCGGGTGCGGGATGACATCCGGGCCTGGGTGTCCTTCGGGCACCTGAACCTGCTGGATGCGGAGTCGTGCCTGCTGGTGCCTCGCGCGGACGTCGTCTTCTGCCGCAACGTGATGATCTACTTCGACGTCCCCGCCCGGCAGCGGGTCCTCCAGGTGTTCAGCGACAAGCTGGTGCCCGGGGGCTATCTGATGCTGGGGCACTCGGAGAACCTGCTCAACCTGGGAGCGGCCTTCGAGCTGGTCCACCTGCGGGGCGATCTCGTGTACCGGAAGCCCGAGCTGTCGTGGAAGGTGGAGCGATGAGCGTACGCCCTCCCGTCACGGTGCTCGTCATCGATGACTCGGCCCACAACCGCCGGATGTTGATCGAGCTGCTGGAGTCCGAGCCGGACATCCAGGTCCTCGACTGGGCGGGGGATGGAGAGGAGGGCCTGCGCAAGGTGGTGGATCTGCGGCCGGACGTGGTGACGGTGGACCTGGAGATGCCTCGGCTGGGCGGGTACACGTTCCTTCGGCTGCTGCGGAACACGGCTCCCACGCCGGTCATCGTCATCTCCAGCTACTCGCACAAGACGGACGTCTTCAAGGCGCTGGAGCTGGGGGCGTTCGACTTCATCGCCAAGCCGCAGAAGAGCACGGCGGACACGCGCGAGAGCCTGCGGTTGGAGCTGATGGAGAAGGTGCGGGCGGCGCGGATGGTGCGTCGGGGCAGCACCCCGCGGCGCGAGGCCCGCAAGCCGCCGGCTCCGCTGGAGACGCAGGAGTTGCCCTTCGTGGTGGCGGTGGCGGCGTCCACGGGCGGGCCGCCCGCGGTGCAGCGGCTGTTGGAGGCGCTCGCGGCGGAGCCCACGCCCTGCGTGCTCGTCTGCCAGCACATGCCGGCCCAGTTCACCCGGGCCTTCGCCGAGCGGCTGGATCGCATCGGCCCGTTCCACGTGACGGAGGCCTGCGAGGGGGACCGCATCGTCCCGGGCCATGTGTACATCGCCCCGGGCGGCCGCCACATGGTGCTGGCCGAGAAGGAGGGGCGCCTGGAGCTGAAGATCCCGGCGCAGGGGGGGAAGGACCGCTACGCGCCCTCGGCGGACCGGCTCTTCACGAGCGTGGCGAGGACGCTGGGCTCCAAGGCCCTGGCGGTGGTGCTCACGGGGATGGGCTCGGATGGGGCCGCGGGCGTCCGGGAGGTTCACCACGCGGGCGGGGAGGTCTGGGCGGAGTCGGAGGAGACGGCGGTGGTGTTCGGCATGCCCCAGGAGGCCATCGCCACCGGGGTGGTACGGCGGGTGCTGCCACTGGGGGAGATGGGCCCGGCGCTGGTGACGGCGGCCCGGCGTCGGCGCTGAACAGGAAGCAGAGAGCGGCTTCTTTCTGGAATCACGGTGATATCTTCGGGCCCATGACGCAGATCCGGGCTCTCGTGGTGGACGACTCCCAGGCGATGCGGCGGAGCATCATGTTCGCGCTTCAGCGCCTCGGCGGAGTGGTCTGCGTCGAGGCGGCGGACGGGGCCGAGGGCCTCAAGAAGTTCACCCAGAGCAAGTTCGATCTGGTGCTCACCGACATCAACATGCCGCTGATGGACGGGCTCAAGCTCATCAGCCACATCCGGCAGGCCTCCGAGCAGCGCGAGGTGCCCATCGTGGTCATCACCACGGAGGGGGCGGCGATGGACCGGGAGCGAGCGATGGCGCTGGGGGCGAGCGCGTACCTCGTCAAGCCGGTGCAGTCCAAGGTGGTGCTGGACACGGTGAAGGACCTGCTCAAGCTGCACTGATTCGGAGCCCTGGTGCCGCCCTCCGACATGACTCCTGCCGCTGACCCGGGCCCCGAGCCGGGAGGCCCGGTGGCGCCCGTGCTGGAGGTGGTGGCCCTGGAGAAGGCTTATGGCGCCCTGAAGGCGGTGCAGGGGCTGAGCTTCCAGGTGGCGCCGGGGGAGGTGTTGGGGTTGGTGGGGCCCAACGGAGCGGGGAAGACGTCCACGCTGCGGTGCCTGGCGGGCATCCTCCCGGTGTCCTCGGGGCGGGTGGTCGTGACGGGGCATGACGTGGCGGTGGCGCCGGTGGAGGCCAAGCGGGCCCTGGCGTTCCTGCCGGACGAGCCGCGCCTCTTCGAGTACCTTACGGTCTGGGAGCACCTGAACTTCGTCGCCCGGCTCTATGGCGTGGAGGGGTGGGAGGAGAAGGCGCGGGCGCTGCTCTCGGAGATGGAGCTGGTGGGCAAGGAGCGGGCGCTTCCGGGAGAGCTGTCGCGGGGCATGAAGCAGAAGCTGTCGATTGCGTGCGGCTTCCTGCACGAGCCGCGGCTGATCCTGCTGGACGAGCCGCTCACGGGGTTGGACCCCATCGGCATCCGGCGGATGAAGGCCTCCCTGCGGCAGCGAGCAGAGCACGGGGCGGCGCTGGTGCTGTCCTCTCATCTGCTGCCGCTGGTGGAGGAGCTGTGCCACCGCATCCTGGTCATCGCGGGAGGGCGCGCGGTGGCGCTGGGGACGCTGGCGGAGATCCGCGCGCGGATGAGCGGCGTGGACGACGGCAGCGCCTCGTTGGAGGAGCTCTTCGTTCGCATCACCAGCGCCGGAGCGGATGAGCGGCCGGGGCCTGCCGGGCCGTGAGCTTCCCTCGCGCGGTGGCGTTCCTCTGGTGGGCCTCGCTGCGCAACCGGGTGCGGCGGCAGATGCAGCGCCTGCGCCAGCCGAAGTACCTCGTCGGATTGTTGGTGGGTGGCGCCTACCTGTACGCGGTGCTGATTCGGCGGCTGAACTTCCGGGGCTCCATGGAGGTGGTGCCCCCGGAAGGGAGGATGTTCGCCGAGCTGCCACTGGCGGCCATGGCGCTGGCGACGCTGGGGGCCGCGTGGGCGTTCGGGCAGGACCGTCCCGCGCTCACGTTCTCGGAGGCGGAGGTTCAGCAGCTCTTCTCCGCGCCGGTGAGCCGGCGGGGGTTGTTGCACTACAAGCTGGCGCGCGGGTTGTTTGGGGCGTTGACGGGCGCCTTCTTCACCACGCTCTTCGTGGGCCGGGCGGTAAGCCCGCATCCCCTGCTGTTCTTCGTGGGGGCCACGGTGTCCCTGGCGATCGTGAACCTGCACGTGACCGCCGCCTCGTTCGTGCGCGTGCGGCTGGCGCGGCTCGGGTGGTTGGGGACGGCGCTCCGGTGGGCGGTCCTGGGAGGGCTGTTCGTGGCCCTGGGCCTGGCCAGCCACTCGGCGCTCGAGGCCCACCCGTTGCCTGTGGATACGCGGGGACAGACGGTGGTGCGGGACTGGCTGTACGCGGTGTTGGAGGAGCCCGCGCTTCGGACCGTGCTGTGGCCGGGGAGGATGCTGGTGGCGCTGCCGATGGCCTCAGGGGTGGGGGAGTTCGTCCGTGCGCTGCCGCTCTCGCTGGGGCTGCTGTTGGCCCACTACCTGTGGGTCTCGGTGCTGATCGTGCCCTTCGAGGAGGCAGTGGTGGTGCGGGTCGAGGAGCGGGCTCGACTGCGGGGGCCTCGGATGGCGCGGGTCGGCAACTTCGTCCTGCGGCGGCCGTTCTTCCAGCTCGTGTCGCGGGGACGGCCCGAGGTGGCGCTGCTGTGGAAGAACCTGATCGCCGCGCGGCGGATAGGGGGGCCGGAGATCCTCCTCGTCCTGGCGTTGCTGGGGCTCGCCTTTCCCGTGGGCACGGCCTTCTTTGCCCCCGAGTCCCTGTCTTCGGTGCGCCAGATCATGGCGAGCGTCTACCTGTTCGTCGCGGCCATCCTCACGGTGTTCGGTCCGGTCTCCCTGCGCTCGGATCTGCGCATGGACTTGCCGAAGCTGGACCTGCTGCGGGCGATGCCGTTGACGGGGTCGCAGGTGGTGGCGGCCGAGCTGCTCGCGCCGGGGCTGTTGCTGGCGATCATGCAGTGGGTGCTGCTCGCCCTGGCGGTGGGGATGGCGCTCGGGGTGGACTTGCCCTGGGGCTCGGCGCTGTGGGTGGCGGGGGCATTGGGGGTGGCGCCGTTGCTGACGGCCCTGACCTTTGGGGGGCTGTTCGTCCAGAACGCCGCGGTGGTGCTCTTCCCCACGTGGCTACCGGCGGATGGCGAACGGGCGCGAGGCATTGAAGCGCTGGGCCAACGGGTGTTGACGCTGGCGGGCTCGTTGCTGGTGCTCGTGGGAGGGCTGGTGCCCGCAGTGCTGGTGGCGTCCCTGGTGGGCTTTGCCCTGGCGGGGTGGCTGGGGGTATGGGCGCTGCCCTTCGCGGGGCTCACGGCGGCGGCGGGGCTGTTCGCCGAGGTGTTGCTGGGGGTGGCGGCCCTCGGCAGGGCCTTCGACCGGATGGACGTGTCGAGTGAGCCGTAGCTCACTCGGAGAGCTTCGCGTACTTGCTCGCTTCCGAGAGTTGCTCCGACTGGGGAAATACCTTGCGGGCCAACTCCGCCGTGCGTGCCGCCTCCTCGGTCTTCTCCAACTCACCCAGGGTTTCGATGAGCCCTGCCCAGGCTTCTTCGAGGCCTTCCAAGGCTTTCGAGACCGCCTCTCGATAAAGGGGCTCGGCGGCTTGGGGCGAATCCCGCACGACGCTCATGAAGCGAGCCATTCCGATAAGAGCCCCGGTCTCTCGTCCAGAGGCTTCGAGGGCGTGGCGCAGAACCTGTTCGACCTCATCGAAGAAGGTCGCTGGGTCCTGGACGCCCTCTTTGCCCCAGAGCATGGCCCTGCTCGAAACCAATAACCCTGGGACGAAGGCTGGGCAGCAGGCCTTCAGCTCCGCGAGGAGCTGCAACTGGCGGGGGCTCCCCCATTCCAGGCTTCTTGCTTCAGAGAGCATCTGCTGAAGCTCATGGGGTTTTGGGTGCATGAGGTCGCTCACAGTTTCTGGAGGAGTCGAGAGTTGTCTTTCGCTACATCCTTCAAGAGCTTCAGCGCGGTCTGAAGCTCCTTCTTGGTGGCGATGCTGAAGTCCCCTGCGTCGTACATCTTTTGGAGGTCGTGGCGGGTAAAGTCCTTGAGGCGGGAGGGGAAGCTGGGGACGCGCTGGAGTCGAGCGGGAATCTCGCCCAGCTTCATCGAGAGATCCGCGATCTGTCGTCGGAAGGCGGTAGCGGTCGCCTGTTCGACGAGGCCCGAAGCGGCGGAATCCGCGACGAGCGCTTCAGCCTCCGCGAATTGACCTTCGGAGATCAGGTGGGTGATCCGGGCCTCAGCACTGTTGCGCCCGAAGCCTCCGCCGCCGCCGTCATCGACGTGAGCGCAGGCGAGCAGCAACTGGGCTCCGAGCAGGACCGCAAGGACCCATGGCGGTTGATGTAGGGGTGAGTTCATCCCGATCGGAGGGTAGCTGGAGAACAGGGATTTCCCGCGCCGTCCCGGCTGTTTATCGGAGTCCACCGGCGAGGACCCCGGGCTCGCACAGGTGCAGTCCTGGCGACAGGGCGGGCCCTTGGAGCGGCTCCCGGGATGCCTCGCTTGTTGCTTAGGAAGCGAGCCTCCCATAAGAGGCGCAGCGATCATGGCGATGAACGAGCGTTACGAGCCGCAGGCGATTGAAGGCAAGTGGCAGACCCGCTGGGAAGAGGCGGGCGTTTTCCGGGCGGGCACCCGACCGGGAGCCCCCAAGAAATACATCCTCGAGATGCTGCCGTACCCCAGCGGCAAGATGCACATGGGGCACGTGCGCAACTACCTCATCGGGGACGTATACGCGCGCTACTTCCGGATGCGCGGCCACGACGTGCTCCACCCCATGGGCTGGGATGCCTTCGGCCTTCCCGCCGAGAACGCCGCCATCAAGGACGGCGTCCACCCGGCCGTGCGCACCCAGGAGAACATCGACTCCTTCAAGGCGGAGATCCGCTCGCTGGGTTACAGCTACGATTGGTCCCGCGAGGTCAACACCAGCCGGCCCGAGTACTACCGCTGGAACCAGTGGTTCTTCATCCAGATGCTGGAGCGTGGGCTGGTCTACCGCCGCTTCAGCAAGGTGAACTGGTGTACCGGCTGCCACACCGTCATCGCCAACGAGCAGGTGAAGGAAGGCGTGTGCGAGCGCTGCGACTCGCCGGTGGTGGACAAGGACATGCCCGAGTGGGCGTTCCGCATCACCAAGTACTCCCAGGCGCTGCTGGACGGGTTGGACCAGCTCAAGGAGTGGCCCGAGCGCATCACCAGCATGCAGCGCAACTGGATCGGCCGCTCCGAGGGCGCCGAGGCCGACTTCGCCGTGAAGGGCAGTGACGAGAAGGTCCGCGTCTTCACCACCCGCATCGACACCGTATACGGCTGCACCTACGTGGTGCTGGCGCCGGATCACAAGCTGGTGGCGAAGATCACCACGCCCGAGCGCCGCGCCGAGGTGGAGGCCTTCGCCACGAAGATGGCGGCCATCAACAAGATCGACCGCACGGCCGAGGGTGTCACCAAGGAGGGCGTCTTCACCGGCGCCTACGCCCTCAACCCGTTCACCGGCCAGCCGGTGCCCATCTGGATCGCCAACTTCGTGCTGTCCGACTACGGCACGGGCGCGGTGATGAGCGTGCCGGCGCACGACGCGCGCGACTTCGAGTTCGCGCGCAAGTACAGCCTGCCCATCCAGGTCGTCATCCAGCCGGCCACGGGCGACAAGCTGCCCCCAGGCGACAAGCTGGAGGCCGCCTACACGGAGTATGGCGTGCTGGCGGACTCGGGCGAGTTCACCGGGCTCGCCTCCGAAGAGGCCCGCCGCAAGATGGCGGCGAAGCTGGAGTCCGAGGGCCGGGGCAAGTTCACGGTGACGTACCGCCAGAAGGACTGGGGCTTCAGCCGCCAGCGCTACTGGGGCACGCCCATCCCCATCGTCTACTGCGAGAAGTGCGACCCGGAGCGC encodes the following:
- a CDS encoding chemotaxis protein CheW; amino-acid sequence: MSRFSELLDDFFYRPDEDVGGLLEFAAGSDEMLPVTPEETPEEYLAFVLEGECYAVPIRSVREIGKVPPLTEIPRAEPHLLGVMNLRGDVIPVYDIKMRLRLADKAPQVAGPDAAAPPRAARIIVAHTEEGPAGVWVDAVRDVVRLKPSMLEQAPPGVGGERDCVVGLGRRNAQLYILLDLQQALA
- a CDS encoding chemotaxis protein CheW, with product MREPMKMLPRRSLPERATTQDPLVKLCSFLVGKEEYVLDIMRVEEILPPQRIIPVPRAPSFVEGMLHLRGAMLPVVDMRQRLTATEAPPSPRSRLLVCLLGRRRLALRVDRVTEVMRVRRSEIKPAPALLSPGRTPFVVGVCGTQERPRLLLDIKALLRAEVERETQRPGGAA
- a CDS encoding HEAT repeat domain-containing protein, coding for MTTDVPTLQEEERYRAVLGLDPAGAGTLESLISALHDESWRVRRAAAEAARRLPAPGEVALRLVSVLGERGETGARNAAAEALVGLGDVALGPLIRLLGHSDPDQRKFAADILGQLGRRGAENALIQALADPDLNVRVSAVEAVGRVGSEVGARALERLLKEEEPLLRLAVLEALTQLQWPPPLPVVVPLLAEGRLRRSAYRVLGLIPQVAATELISRGLGSELRSVREAALGALGTQASVADTPLRAEIDAQARTSLKRLPNAMEFVSQAFEAEDYYVRAGALVAAGALREPTLAVLVAEAAREDRLLREVIRTLSRLGAEAGRELLGRMAELSLPARAAAAQALLEMVDPSYVPALSALLEWAEDDLRAVAVKALGRTQSPDAVAPLVALLDEPALAGAAVRALGVLSGGCREAVIKALEAVMEQRPVPAAVAAYAHAGGTAALPTLRRLARDADPLLRAAALDAAVDVDPAVGLELARGALVDEAAPVRASGARVVGRVGDASAGSLLRRALQDEDIAVRLAAVEALGEIGAAERATDLEAMVRHPDGALAGRAVRALARMGTIRPEVLRQAARHSDAEVVKAALQAGAVSAEGVALAVEMLGHPGWDVRATAARVLGDAGGRESLEAVQAALASEQDALARRALSDAVERLSRR
- a CDS encoding CheR family methyltransferase, which codes for MSAEEFRLLRDHVYAHCGILIREDMKFVMERRLWPRLEALGLPNFAAYHRFLRYDTRRNAELDSAVEALTTHETYFFREPVQLKAFTEEVLPLLQQRNAGTRRLRIWSAGCSTGEEAYTIAMLLKESRLFEGWEVEIYGTDISRRVLTTARKAEYGPSSLRATPPEMLSRYFISLGASKVRVRDDIRAWVSFGHLNLLDAESCLLVPRADVVFCRNVMIYFDVPARQRVLQVFSDKLVPGGYLMLGHSENLLNLGAAFELVHLRGDLVYRKPELSWKVER
- a CDS encoding protein-glutamate methylesterase/protein-glutamine glutaminase, which codes for MSVRPPVTVLVIDDSAHNRRMLIELLESEPDIQVLDWAGDGEEGLRKVVDLRPDVVTVDLEMPRLGGYTFLRLLRNTAPTPVIVISSYSHKTDVFKALELGAFDFIAKPQKSTADTRESLRLELMEKVRAARMVRRGSTPRREARKPPAPLETQELPFVVAVAASTGGPPAVQRLLEALAAEPTPCVLVCQHMPAQFTRAFAERLDRIGPFHVTEACEGDRIVPGHVYIAPGGRHMVLAEKEGRLELKIPAQGGKDRYAPSADRLFTSVARTLGSKALAVVLTGMGSDGAAGVREVHHAGGEVWAESEETAVVFGMPQEAIATGVVRRVLPLGEMGPALVTAARRRR
- a CDS encoding response regulator, which produces MTQIRALVVDDSQAMRRSIMFALQRLGGVVCVEAADGAEGLKKFTQSKFDLVLTDINMPLMDGLKLISHIRQASEQREVPIVVITTEGAAMDRERAMALGASAYLVKPVQSKVVLDTVKDLLKLH
- a CDS encoding ABC transporter ATP-binding protein; amino-acid sequence: MTPAADPGPEPGGPVAPVLEVVALEKAYGALKAVQGLSFQVAPGEVLGLVGPNGAGKTSTLRCLAGILPVSSGRVVVTGHDVAVAPVEAKRALAFLPDEPRLFEYLTVWEHLNFVARLYGVEGWEEKARALLSEMELVGKERALPGELSRGMKQKLSIACGFLHEPRLILLDEPLTGLDPIGIRRMKASLRQRAEHGAALVLSSHLLPLVEELCHRILVIAGGRAVALGTLAEIRARMSGVDDGSASLEELFVRITSAGADERPGPAGP
- a CDS encoding putative ABC exporter domain-containing protein; its protein translation is MSFPRAVAFLWWASLRNRVRRQMQRLRQPKYLVGLLVGGAYLYAVLIRRLNFRGSMEVVPPEGRMFAELPLAAMALATLGAAWAFGQDRPALTFSEAEVQQLFSAPVSRRGLLHYKLARGLFGALTGAFFTTLFVGRAVSPHPLLFFVGATVSLAIVNLHVTAASFVRVRLARLGWLGTALRWAVLGGLFVALGLASHSALEAHPLPVDTRGQTVVRDWLYAVLEEPALRTVLWPGRMLVALPMASGVGEFVRALPLSLGLLLAHYLWVSVLIVPFEEAVVVRVEERARLRGPRMARVGNFVLRRPFFQLVSRGRPEVALLWKNLIAARRIGGPEILLVLALLGLAFPVGTAFFAPESLSSVRQIMASVYLFVAAILTVFGPVSLRSDLRMDLPKLDLLRAMPLTGSQVVAAELLAPGLLLAIMQWVLLALAVGMALGVDLPWGSALWVAGALGVAPLLTALTFGGLFVQNAAVVLFPTWLPADGERARGIEALGQRVLTLAGSLLVLVGGLVPAVLVASLVGFALAGWLGVWALPFAGLTAAAGLFAEVLLGVAALGRAFDRMDVSSEP
- the leuS gene encoding leucine--tRNA ligase; amino-acid sequence: MAMNERYEPQAIEGKWQTRWEEAGVFRAGTRPGAPKKYILEMLPYPSGKMHMGHVRNYLIGDVYARYFRMRGHDVLHPMGWDAFGLPAENAAIKDGVHPAVRTQENIDSFKAEIRSLGYSYDWSREVNTSRPEYYRWNQWFFIQMLERGLVYRRFSKVNWCTGCHTVIANEQVKEGVCERCDSPVVDKDMPEWAFRITKYSQALLDGLDQLKEWPERITSMQRNWIGRSEGAEADFAVKGSDEKVRVFTTRIDTVYGCTYVVLAPDHKLVAKITTPERRAEVEAFATKMAAINKIDRTAEGVTKEGVFTGAYALNPFTGQPVPIWIANFVLSDYGTGAVMSVPAHDARDFEFARKYSLPIQVVIQPATGDKLPPGDKLEAAYTEYGVLADSGEFTGLASEEARRKMAAKLESEGRGKFTVTYRQKDWGFSRQRYWGTPIPIVYCEKCDPERKGIPVPVDQLPVRMPEIDTQAVLTGKGEPPLAKVASWVNTTCPKCNGPARREAETMDTFVDSTWYYARYISPQYDKAPFDPAEAKRWLPVDVYVGGPEHAVMHLLYFRFWTRVMKELGLSPVDEPVTRLVTQGIVNGSDGRKMSKRWGNSVAPASIVKKYGADTARAYVLFAGPPERDFDWSDAQVEGAFRFLKRVWTLAATHEGVAGATHAGPYEGKALETRRAAHKCLKRVGEAIERLSFNTAIAGIMEYINALYALGTPETPAEKAAMAEAMHVLAVVLTPLTPHIADEVAEAYGSKTFTVNQEWPAFDPALVVDDEIPYAVQVNGKLRAEIKVPVDAAEADVRAAAEADERVKAAMAGKTLRKFVFVPKRLVNFVVG